The Thermus hydrothermalis genome window below encodes:
- the cobO gene encoding cob(I)yrinic acid a,c-diamide adenosyltransferase yields the protein MEEPRRVKPYAKPQGERRGLLLVYTGDGKGKSTAAFGLALRAHGRGLRVRVFQFVKHATARFGEHRAFARLGIPIEGLGDGFTWKSRDLEASARLAQEGWQRAKEALLSGAYDLVVLDEATYPLRYGWIALEEFLEALKGRPPHVHVVVTGRGAPEALLDLADTVTEMRKVKHAFDQGVPAQRGIEH from the coding sequence ATGGAAGAGCCTCGCCGGGTGAAGCCCTACGCCAAGCCCCAAGGGGAGAGGAGGGGTCTCCTCCTGGTCTACACCGGGGACGGCAAGGGCAAGAGCACCGCCGCCTTCGGCCTCGCCCTCAGGGCCCACGGGCGGGGCCTGAGGGTGCGGGTCTTCCAGTTTGTCAAGCACGCCACCGCCCGCTTTGGGGAGCACCGGGCCTTCGCCCGGCTCGGCATCCCCATAGAGGGCCTCGGGGATGGTTTCACGTGGAAAAGCCGGGACCTCGAGGCCTCTGCCCGCCTGGCCCAGGAGGGGTGGCAAAGGGCCAAGGAGGCCCTCCTCTCGGGGGCGTACGACCTGGTGGTCCTGGACGAGGCCACCTATCCCTTGCGCTACGGGTGGATCGCCTTGGAGGAGTTCCTGGAGGCCCTCAAGGGACGCCCGCCCCACGTGCACGTGGTGGTCACGGGCAGGGGGGCGCCCGAGGCCCTCTTGGACCTGGCGGACACGGTGACGGAGATGCGCAAGGTGAAGCACGCCTTTGACCAGGGCGTCCCGGCCCAGAGGGGGATAGAGCACTGA
- a CDS encoding cobyrinate a,c-diamide synthase codes for MRLLLAAPHSGAGKTTFSLALALALRERGLKVQAFKVGPDYIDPTHLEAATGRRPYNLDGFFLDEEGLRSLFRHGARGADFALVEGVMGLFDGKDPLGRVGSTAQVARLLGLPVALVVDAKGMAGSIAALVRGFRDHDPEVRLVGVFANRVGSERHAELLREALAPLGLPLLGWLPQDPALALPERHLGLVLAGEVAPPLEALRRAFRVDLEATLRLAQAAPPLPEAKPFLPKRRPPRARVAYAWDRAFRFYYPEALELLEALGAELIPFSPLEDEALPQADALLLGGGYPELFAERLSANGAMREAIRRFPGPVVAECGGYMYLSQGLWVGESFYPMVGLVPGEARMADRPVLGYREVEALRDNPLALRGEVFRGHEFHYARLPQSPSPAWRRVGGEEVEGYTDGRVLASFVHLYLPARPEGAKRLLARARVEGGGLA; via the coding sequence ATGCGCCTCCTCCTTGCGGCTCCCCACTCGGGCGCGGGCAAGACCACGTTTTCCCTCGCCCTGGCCTTGGCCCTGAGGGAGCGGGGCCTGAAGGTCCAGGCCTTCAAGGTGGGCCCCGACTACATAGACCCCACCCACCTCGAGGCCGCCACCGGCCGCCGCCCCTACAACCTGGACGGCTTCTTCCTGGACGAGGAGGGCCTCCGCTCCCTCTTCCGCCACGGGGCGAGGGGGGCGGATTTCGCCCTGGTGGAGGGGGTGATGGGGCTTTTTGACGGGAAGGACCCCTTGGGGCGGGTGGGGTCCACGGCCCAGGTGGCGCGCCTCCTGGGCCTGCCCGTGGCCCTGGTGGTGGACGCTAAGGGGATGGCGGGCTCCATCGCCGCCCTGGTGCGGGGCTTCCGCGACCACGACCCCGAGGTGCGCCTCGTGGGGGTCTTCGCCAACCGGGTGGGTTCCGAGCGCCATGCGGAGCTCCTCCGGGAGGCCCTCGCCCCCTTGGGCCTTCCCCTCTTGGGCTGGCTCCCCCAGGACCCCGCCCTGGCCCTGCCCGAACGGCACCTGGGCTTGGTCCTCGCCGGGGAGGTGGCCCCGCCCCTGGAGGCCCTGCGGCGGGCCTTCCGGGTGGACCTCGAGGCCACCCTTCGCCTGGCCCAGGCCGCCCCGCCCCTCCCCGAGGCCAAGCCCTTCCTCCCAAAGAGGCGTCCTCCCCGGGCCCGGGTAGCCTACGCCTGGGACCGGGCCTTCCGCTTCTATTACCCCGAGGCCTTGGAGCTTTTGGAGGCCCTGGGGGCCGAGCTCATCCCCTTTAGCCCCCTGGAGGACGAGGCCCTTCCCCAAGCGGACGCCCTCCTCCTCGGGGGTGGCTACCCGGAGCTTTTCGCCGAGCGGCTTTCCGCCAACGGGGCCATGCGGGAGGCCATCCGCCGCTTTCCCGGGCCCGTGGTGGCGGAGTGCGGGGGGTACATGTACCTCTCCCAGGGGCTTTGGGTGGGGGAAAGCTTCTACCCCATGGTGGGCCTGGTCCCCGGGGAGGCCCGGATGGCGGATAGGCCCGTCCTGGGCTACCGGGAGGTGGAGGCCCTCCGGGATAACCCCCTGGCCCTTAGGGGAGAGGTGTTTAGGGGCCACGAGTTCCACTACGCCCGCCTTCCCCAGTCCCCAAGCCCCGCTTGGCGCCGGGTGGGGGGAGAGGAGGTGGAGGGGTACACGGACGGCAGGGTGCTGGCGAGCTTCGTGCACCTCTACCTTCCCGCTCGGCCTGAAGGGGCGAAGCGGCTCTTGGCAAGGGCCCGTGTGGAGGGTGGAGGGCTCGCTTAG
- a CDS encoding nickel permease — translation MTGLELLAVALGMRHGVDPDHLAAVDGLSRVRPSPYNGVLFALGHGAIVTLLAFPAAALLERVDLEALHLPTLLLLLVAGLNLYRLLRPEERAPNRLPFLHPLLLGLLFGLGFETASQLSALALSAELSPLRLGFFFTLGMLLVDGVDGLLASRLQHLAQDSERARRASRGLGWVVVGMALLLALAELLAVDLEALALPLGLGLFGFLVSLRLYALRPA, via the coding sequence ATGACGGGGCTGGAGCTCCTGGCCGTGGCCCTGGGCATGCGCCACGGGGTGGATCCCGACCACCTGGCGGCGGTGGACGGGCTCTCCCGGGTGCGCCCTTCCCCCTATAACGGCGTCCTCTTTGCCTTGGGGCACGGCGCCATCGTGACCCTCTTGGCCTTCCCCGCCGCCGCCCTCCTGGAAAGGGTGGACCTCGAGGCCCTCCACCTCCCCACCCTCCTCCTCCTCCTGGTGGCCGGCCTCAACCTCTACCGGCTCCTCAGGCCCGAGGAGAGGGCCCCAAACCGCCTCCCTTTCCTCCACCCCCTTCTCCTGGGCCTCCTCTTCGGCTTGGGGTTTGAAACGGCAAGCCAGCTCTCCGCCCTGGCCCTCTCCGCGGAGCTCTCCCCCCTGCGCCTGGGTTTCTTCTTCACCCTGGGGATGCTCCTGGTGGACGGGGTGGACGGCCTCCTGGCAAGCCGCCTCCAGCACCTAGCCCAGGACTCGGAGAGGGCCCGCAGGGCGAGCCGTGGGCTTGGCTGGGTGGTGGTGGGTATGGCCCTCCTCCTGGCCTTGGCGGAGCTTTTGGCGGTGGACCTCGAGGCCCTCGCCCTCCCCCTGGGCCTAGGCCTCTTCGGGTTCCTCGTCTCCCTCCGGCTGTACGCCCTGCGCCCCGCATGA
- a CDS encoding histidine phosphatase family protein — MELWLVRHGETLWNREGRLLGWTDLPLTSLGREQARALKGLLPPLPAHSSDLRRALETAALAGFTPEPTRALREIHFGALEGAPWESLDPLHKEALLRFQGFHPPGGETLEAFQERVFRFLETLRAPALLFTHGGVVRAVLRALGEDGLVLPGSAVVVDWPRRVLGRIAPPAVDGGREEE; from the coding sequence ATGGAGCTCTGGCTCGTGCGGCACGGGGAAACCCTTTGGAACCGGGAGGGGAGGCTTCTCGGCTGGACCGACCTCCCCTTAACCTCCCTTGGGCGGGAACAGGCGAGAGCCCTTAAAGGGCTCCTCCCTCCCCTCCCCGCCCATAGCTCCGACCTGCGGCGGGCCCTGGAAACAGCGGCCCTGGCGGGGTTTACCCCCGAGCCCACCCGGGCGCTTAGGGAGATCCACTTCGGGGCCCTGGAGGGAGCCCCTTGGGAAAGCCTAGACCCCCTCCACAAGGAAGCCCTCCTCCGGTTCCAGGGCTTCCATCCCCCTGGGGGAGAGACCCTGGAGGCCTTCCAGGAGCGGGTGTTTCGCTTCCTGGAAACCCTTAGGGCACCCGCCCTCCTCTTCACCCACGGGGGGGTGGTGCGGGCGGTGCTCCGGGCTTTGGGGGAGGACGGCCTCGTCCTCCCGGGAAGCGCCGTGGTGGTGGACTGGCCGAGGAGGGTCCTGGGGCGGATAGCCCCCCCAGCGGTTGACGGGGGGCGGGAAGAGGAGTAA
- a CDS encoding cobalt-precorrin-5B (C(1))-methyltransferase has product MSHPYPPPRDKKGSRIGFTTGANAAAAAKAATLALLGQAPEVVDIWLPAGWRQPFRVFRLEPKGDGVLVGMIKDAGDDPDVTHGAEIQAYVRFASEDRLEGGEGVGVVTRPGLGVPVGEAAINPVPRQMIWEAVREVTERPLAITIAIPGGEELARKTLNPRLGILGGLSVLGTTGVVKPYSTSAFRMSVVQAVGVARANGLLEIAATTGGKSERFAQRLLPHLPEMAFIEMGDFVGDVLRAARKVGIEVVRIVGMIGKISKMADGKTMTHAAGGEVNLPMLLGLLKEAGASPRALKEAEGAATARRFFELALEEGLDRFFLDLVRLAQEKLQAYIGPRPFVSVALTDFDEGRCLAAWPDREVYRG; this is encoded by the coding sequence ATGAGCCACCCCTACCCCCCACCCCGGGACAAGAAGGGAAGCCGCATCGGCTTCACCACGGGGGCGAACGCCGCGGCCGCCGCCAAGGCGGCCACCTTAGCCCTCCTGGGGCAGGCCCCCGAGGTGGTGGACATCTGGCTTCCCGCCGGCTGGCGGCAACCCTTCCGGGTCTTCCGCCTGGAGCCAAAAGGGGACGGGGTCCTGGTGGGGATGATCAAGGACGCCGGGGACGACCCCGACGTGACCCACGGGGCAGAGATCCAGGCCTACGTGCGGTTCGCCAGCGAGGACCGGTTGGAAGGGGGCGAAGGGGTAGGGGTGGTGACCCGGCCCGGGCTCGGGGTGCCCGTGGGGGAGGCGGCCATCAACCCCGTGCCCCGGCAGATGATCTGGGAGGCGGTGCGGGAGGTGACGGAAAGGCCCCTCGCCATCACCATCGCCATTCCGGGGGGGGAGGAGCTGGCGCGAAAGACCCTAAACCCACGCCTTGGCATCCTCGGGGGGCTATCGGTCCTGGGCACCACGGGGGTGGTGAAGCCCTACTCCACCAGCGCCTTTCGCATGAGCGTGGTCCAGGCGGTGGGCGTAGCCCGGGCCAACGGCCTCCTGGAAATCGCCGCCACCACCGGGGGCAAAAGCGAGCGCTTCGCCCAGAGGCTCCTTCCCCACCTGCCCGAGATGGCCTTCATTGAGATGGGAGACTTCGTGGGGGATGTGCTCCGGGCGGCGCGGAAGGTGGGGATTGAGGTGGTGCGCATCGTGGGGATGATCGGAAAGATCTCCAAGATGGCCGACGGCAAGACCATGACCCACGCGGCGGGAGGCGAGGTGAACCTACCCATGCTCCTCGGCCTCCTCAAGGAGGCGGGGGCGAGCCCCAGGGCGCTCAAGGAGGCGGAAGGGGCCGCCACCGCCCGGCGTTTCTTTGAGCTCGCCCTAGAGGAAGGGCTTGACCGCTTCTTCTTAGATCTGGTGCGGCTAGCTCAGGAGAAGCTCCAGGCCTATATCGGCCCCAGGCCCTTCGTGAGCGTGGCCCTCACGGACTTTGACGAGGGCCGGTGCCTCGCCGCCTGGCCAGACCGGGAGGTGTACCGTGGATGA
- a CDS encoding precorrin-8X methylmutase: MDDLIQQRKNPTHQMTAKGRAIEEESFRLVDLEAGPHRFSPLEWPIVRRMIHATADFEYKEITRFSPGAVEAGLKALQEGARILVDARMIACGLNPERLRLFGNEVVELLSHPEVIGRAQATGGTRAEAAVAYAEEKGLLEGSIVGVGNAPTFLLALVEAIRRGARPALVLGMPVGFVNVLEAKRALTEAPVPWIVTEGRKGGSTLVVAALHALLRLAADGGVDTSRAHREG, encoded by the coding sequence GTGGATGACCTGATCCAGCAGCGGAAAAACCCCACCCACCAGATGACAGCCAAGGGCAGGGCCATAGAGGAGGAAAGCTTCCGCCTGGTGGACCTCGAGGCGGGCCCCCACCGCTTCTCCCCCCTGGAATGGCCCATCGTGCGCCGCATGATCCACGCCACCGCCGACTTTGAGTACAAGGAAATCACCCGCTTTAGCCCGGGGGCGGTGGAGGCCGGTCTTAAAGCCCTCCAGGAGGGAGCGAGGATCTTGGTGGACGCCCGCATGATCGCCTGCGGCCTCAACCCTGAGCGCCTCCGGCTTTTTGGGAACGAGGTGGTGGAACTCCTTTCCCACCCCGAGGTGATAGGGAGGGCCCAGGCCACGGGGGGCACCCGGGCGGAGGCCGCCGTGGCCTACGCGGAGGAAAAGGGGCTTCTGGAGGGGAGCATCGTGGGGGTGGGGAACGCCCCCACCTTCCTCCTGGCCCTGGTGGAGGCGATAAGGCGAGGGGCGCGGCCCGCCCTGGTTCTGGGGATGCCCGTGGGGTTCGTGAACGTCCTCGAGGCCAAGCGGGCCCTCACGGAGGCCCCCGTCCCCTGGATCGTCACCGAGGGGCGGAAGGGAGGGTCCACCCTGGTGGTGGCCGCCCTCCACGCCCTCCTGCGCCTGGCGGCGGACGGAGGCGTGGACACCTCCAGGGCCCACCGGGAGGGCTAG
- a CDS encoding DUF499 domain-containing protein, with the protein MALSNREIVGRGLDLLKAGLRPFVEREYRRVYGDDWAKEMAEVLRGDRYSLQDPDAQALLKLMDHRWTEVFDEKLGRWGRTLVKELIEVRNRWGHQNAFSLEDAHRALDSITRLLEMIAADEARETDRMARELLRRRYEEDARREAERRASEPIQVLAHRGLPPWREVVTPHPDVASGRYSEAEFAADLAQVHKGEAGPEYGDPEEFFRRTYLTKGLSRLLQSALKRLSGAGGDPVVELQTAFGGGKTHSMLALYHLFGGRVNPKEVPGLEDLLAEADIAQVPVARRAVFVGTAFSPARTHPKPEGLEVRTLWGEIAYQLGGVEGYRMVEEEDRKGVAPGSDVLKALFDRYAPALILIDEWVAFLRNLYGETDLPAGTFDQNLTFAQALTEAAKRSPRTLVVASLPASDMEVGGSGGREALIRLQNVVGRLESVWQPATQDEAYEIVRRRLFLPLSEEGYRQRDAVVREFMRYYQENKGEFPSEVLDPNYERRMKAAYPIHPELFDRLYEDWSTLEGFQRTRGVLRLMAFVVHTLWTRGDPSLLILPGNLPLDAGGPRYELVRHLSRYQEGFDQVVDADIDGPNAKALILERERPALARHHAARRVARAVFLATAPAAASPGQAHRPKGVQGVRVKLGVAQPGESPSLFTDALKALSDRLTYFHAEGDRYWFETRPSLNRLAQDRMASLEEHEAMAEIVARLQAWARTRPPLFAAVHAAPSGSGDVPDEPALRLVVLPPTAPYSKENSEAERLAREILERRGQAQRLYRNTLLFLAPDATAVPDLMEASRRYLAWRSILEDRERLNLGQADVRQVEARVKEASETLDLRLEEAYRHLLAFHQPDPKAPQLEMSAIRLLGSGKPLERAAAKAKNEGLVYTEWHPSFLEETLKNYGFFAARGQELPLGWLWEAFATYPYLPKLKDEAVLLGAVEKGVREGLFGYTERPGEGARVFLREPVTPNLSGYLLERERAEGLRKKAEEPEEKAPKDPAEGGRDDIKGPPTAPSGEPPFPFPGPKPRRYYLKKEVRPANLVRDASLLAEEIVRHLAGEPGVRVRVVLEVQAEAEEGFSKELQRVLRENSPHISHDYSLED; encoded by the coding sequence ATGGCGCTCAGCAACCGCGAAATCGTAGGGCGGGGGCTGGACCTCCTCAAGGCTGGCCTCAGGCCCTTTGTGGAGCGGGAGTACCGCCGGGTGTACGGGGACGACTGGGCCAAGGAGATGGCCGAGGTCTTGCGGGGGGACCGCTACTCCCTCCAAGACCCCGACGCCCAAGCCCTCCTCAAGCTCATGGACCACCGCTGGACCGAGGTCTTTGACGAGAAGCTTGGCCGCTGGGGCCGGACCTTGGTCAAGGAGCTCATAGAGGTGCGCAACCGCTGGGGCCACCAGAACGCCTTTAGCCTCGAGGACGCCCACCGGGCCCTGGACTCCATCACCCGCCTTCTGGAGATGATCGCCGCCGACGAAGCCCGGGAAACCGATCGCATGGCCCGCGAGCTCCTCAGGCGGCGCTACGAGGAGGACGCCCGGCGGGAAGCGGAACGGCGGGCCAGCGAACCCATCCAGGTTCTGGCCCATAGAGGCCTTCCCCCCTGGCGGGAGGTGGTTACCCCCCACCCCGACGTGGCCTCGGGCCGCTATAGCGAAGCGGAGTTCGCCGCCGACCTAGCCCAGGTGCACAAGGGCGAGGCCGGGCCCGAGTACGGCGACCCCGAGGAGTTCTTCCGCCGCACCTACCTGACCAAAGGGTTATCCCGCCTTCTCCAAAGCGCCCTCAAGCGGCTTTCCGGCGCAGGGGGCGACCCGGTGGTGGAACTCCAAACCGCCTTCGGGGGCGGCAAGACCCACTCCATGCTGGCCCTTTACCACCTCTTCGGTGGAAGGGTGAACCCGAAGGAGGTGCCGGGGTTGGAAGACCTCCTGGCCGAGGCGGACATCGCCCAGGTGCCTGTGGCCCGCCGGGCCGTCTTCGTGGGCACCGCCTTTAGCCCCGCCCGCACCCACCCCAAGCCCGAGGGGCTGGAGGTGCGCACCCTTTGGGGAGAAATCGCCTACCAGCTCGGGGGCGTGGAGGGCTACCGCATGGTGGAGGAGGAGGACCGGAAGGGGGTAGCCCCGGGTTCGGACGTCCTAAAAGCGCTCTTTGACCGCTACGCCCCGGCCCTCATCCTCATTGACGAGTGGGTGGCCTTTCTCCGCAACCTCTACGGGGAAACGGACCTGCCCGCCGGCACCTTTGACCAAAACCTCACCTTCGCCCAGGCCCTCACGGAAGCCGCTAAGCGAAGCCCCCGCACCCTGGTGGTGGCCTCCCTGCCCGCTTCCGACATGGAGGTGGGGGGAAGCGGAGGGCGGGAAGCCCTTATTCGCCTGCAAAACGTGGTGGGAAGGCTGGAGTCGGTTTGGCAGCCCGCCACCCAGGACGAAGCCTACGAGATCGTCCGCCGCCGCCTCTTCCTTCCCCTTTCGGAGGAGGGCTACCGCCAGCGGGACGCCGTGGTGCGGGAGTTCATGCGCTACTACCAGGAAAACAAGGGCGAGTTCCCCAGCGAGGTCCTGGATCCCAACTACGAGCGCCGGATGAAGGCGGCCTATCCCATCCACCCCGAGCTCTTTGACCGCCTCTACGAGGACTGGTCCACCCTCGAGGGCTTCCAACGCACCCGGGGGGTCCTCCGCCTCATGGCCTTCGTGGTCCACACCCTCTGGACCCGAGGCGACCCCTCCCTCCTCATCCTCCCCGGCAACCTGCCCCTGGACGCCGGGGGGCCCCGGTACGAGCTGGTCCGCCACCTCTCCCGCTACCAGGAAGGCTTTGACCAGGTGGTGGACGCCGACATAGATGGCCCCAACGCCAAAGCCCTGATCTTGGAGCGGGAGCGCCCTGCCCTGGCCCGCCACCACGCCGCCCGCAGGGTAGCCCGGGCGGTCTTCCTCGCCACCGCCCCCGCCGCCGCAAGCCCCGGCCAGGCCCACCGCCCCAAGGGCGTGCAGGGGGTGCGGGTAAAGCTAGGGGTAGCCCAGCCCGGCGAAAGCCCCTCCCTCTTCACCGATGCCCTAAAGGCCCTTTCGGACCGCCTCACCTACTTCCACGCCGAGGGGGACCGCTACTGGTTTGAAACCCGCCCAAGCCTGAACCGCCTGGCCCAAGACCGGATGGCCTCCCTGGAAGAGCACGAGGCGATGGCGGAAATCGTGGCCCGGCTTCAGGCCTGGGCCAGGACCCGTCCCCCCCTCTTCGCAGCCGTCCACGCCGCCCCCTCGGGAAGCGGGGACGTGCCCGACGAGCCCGCTTTGCGCCTGGTGGTCCTGCCCCCCACCGCTCCCTACAGCAAGGAGAACTCCGAGGCGGAGCGGCTCGCCCGGGAAATCCTGGAGCGCCGGGGCCAGGCCCAAAGGCTTTACCGGAACACCCTCCTCTTCCTCGCCCCCGATGCCACCGCGGTACCAGACCTGATGGAGGCGAGCCGCCGCTACCTGGCCTGGCGGTCCATCCTCGAGGACAGGGAGCGGCTTAACCTGGGCCAGGCGGACGTGCGCCAGGTGGAAGCCCGGGTCAAGGAGGCCAGCGAAACGCTAGACCTGCGCCTAGAGGAGGCCTACCGCCACCTCCTGGCCTTCCACCAACCCGACCCCAAGGCCCCCCAACTGGAGATGAGCGCCATCCGCCTTCTGGGTAGCGGCAAACCCCTGGAACGGGCGGCGGCCAAGGCGAAGAACGAAGGCTTGGTCTACACGGAATGGCATCCCTCGTTCCTGGAAGAAACACTGAAAAACTACGGCTTTTTCGCCGCCAGAGGCCAGGAACTACCCTTAGGGTGGCTTTGGGAAGCCTTCGCCACCTACCCCTACCTGCCCAAGCTCAAGGATGAAGCGGTCCTCCTGGGTGCCGTGGAAAAAGGTGTTCGGGAGGGGCTTTTCGGCTACACCGAAAGGCCTGGGGAGGGGGCCAGGGTTTTCCTTCGGGAACCCGTCACGCCTAACCTCTCCGGGTATCTTCTGGAGCGAGAGCGGGCCGAGGGCTTGCGGAAAAAGGCAGAAGAGCCAGAGGAGAAGGCACCAAAGGACCCTGCGGAGGGAGGGCGAGACGATATAAAAGGCCCCCCTACAGCTCCTAGTGGGGAACCCCCCTTCCCCTTTCCCGGGCCCAAACCCCGCCGCTACTACCTCAAAAAGGAAGTGCGCCCCGCCAACCTGGTAAGGGACGCGAGCCTCTTGGCCGAAGAGATTGTCCGCCACCTGGCGGGGGAGCCCGGGGTGCGGGTGAGGGTGGTCCTCGAGGTGCAGGCGGAGGCCGAGGAGGGCTTTTCCAAGGAACTCCAACGGGTTTTGCGGGAGAATAGCCCCCACATCAGCCACGATTACAGCCTGGAAGACTAG
- a CDS encoding sigma-70 family RNA polymerase sigma factor, with product MANKSETIRNLYQQGKSVSEIAKELGLTYQRVYSTLRRAGLLQVKSPPSEGKADPKAYSRFIEGLEILSVELLEVQAKLERPPQKGAPLQPVFGRSEPFGPEKIKDGFRAGLELQLDFQDSLGTFGFLRLRVAASYQSGVFPDASFFQTFSQRNLPVNLWPYLRFYVDFLTSQMGLPRLVLPALKF from the coding sequence ATGGCTAACAAATCGGAAACCATCCGAAACCTCTACCAACAAGGGAAGAGCGTTTCGGAAATCGCCAAGGAGCTGGGGCTTACCTATCAACGGGTCTATAGCACCCTGCGCAGAGCAGGGCTTCTCCAGGTCAAGAGCCCCCCATCCGAAGGGAAGGCAGACCCCAAGGCCTATAGCCGCTTTATTGAGGGGCTAGAAATCCTATCCGTGGAGCTCCTAGAGGTCCAAGCTAAGCTGGAACGCCCTCCGCAGAAAGGCGCACCTCTGCAACCCGTTTTCGGCCGTTCCGAGCCCTTCGGGCCGGAGAAAATAAAGGACGGGTTTAGGGCCGGTTTGGAGCTCCAGCTGGACTTTCAGGACTCCCTTGGCACCTTTGGCTTTCTCAGGCTCCGCGTGGCGGCCAGCTACCAAAGCGGCGTGTTCCCCGATGCCTCTTTCTTCCAAACGTTTAGCCAACGGAACCTGCCCGTAAACCTCTGGCCGTACCTGCGCTTTTACGTGGACTTCCTAACCAGTCAGATGGGCCTCCCACGCCTCGTGCTTCCTGCACTTAAGTTTTGA
- the cobT gene encoding nicotinate-nucleotide--dimethylbenzimidazole phosphoribosyltransferase, with protein sequence MRREVLEEAQRRMEDLTKPPRSLGYLEEVAVRLAAIQGRVKPELGQGAVVVAAADHGVAAEGVSAYPQEVTRQMVLNFLRGGAAINQFALAAHCEVYVLDVGVMGELPDHPRLLKRKVREGTRNLALEPALTREEAERALEAGREAARRALAEGATLLAAGDMGIANTTAAAALTAGLLGLSPEKVVGRGTGVGEEGLKRKREAVGRALARLRPGLDPLGVAAEVGGLELIAIAGVYLEGYAQGVPLVLDGFPVTAGALLAWKLEPGIRDHFFAGHLSREPGHRYLLEALGLRPLLDLDLALGEGTGAVLAMPLLRAAARILHMATFAEAGVSRGG encoded by the coding sequence ATGCGGCGGGAGGTTTTGGAAGAAGCCCAAAGGCGCATGGAGGACCTCACCAAGCCGCCCCGCTCCTTGGGGTACCTGGAGGAGGTGGCGGTGCGCCTGGCGGCCATCCAGGGCCGGGTGAAGCCGGAACTGGGCCAGGGAGCGGTGGTGGTGGCGGCGGCGGACCACGGGGTGGCGGCGGAAGGGGTTTCCGCCTACCCCCAGGAGGTCACGCGGCAGATGGTCCTCAACTTCCTCCGGGGCGGGGCCGCCATCAACCAGTTCGCCCTGGCCGCCCACTGCGAGGTCTACGTCCTGGACGTGGGGGTCATGGGGGAGCTCCCCGACCACCCCCGCCTCCTCAAGCGCAAGGTGCGGGAGGGCACCCGCAACCTGGCCCTCGAGCCCGCCCTCACCCGGGAGGAGGCGGAAAGGGCCCTCGAGGCGGGCCGGGAGGCGGCCAGGCGGGCTTTAGCGGAAGGGGCCACCCTCCTCGCCGCCGGGGACATGGGCATTGCCAACACCACGGCGGCCGCTGCCCTCACCGCCGGGCTTCTGGGCCTTTCCCCGGAGAAGGTGGTGGGCCGGGGGACGGGGGTGGGAGAGGAGGGCCTCAAGCGGAAACGGGAGGCGGTGGGGAGGGCCCTCGCCCGCCTGCGGCCCGGGCTTGACCCCTTGGGGGTGGCGGCGGAGGTGGGGGGGCTTGAGCTCATCGCCATCGCCGGGGTGTACCTGGAGGGGTACGCCCAAGGGGTTCCCCTGGTCCTGGACGGCTTCCCCGTGACCGCCGGGGCCCTTTTGGCCTGGAAGCTGGAGCCGGGGATAAGGGACCACTTCTTCGCCGGCCACCTCTCCCGGGAGCCCGGGCACCGGTACCTCTTGGAGGCCTTGGGCCTCAGGCCCCTCCTGGACCTGGACCTGGCCCTGGGGGAGGGGACGGGGGCGGTCCTGGCCATGCCCCTCCTCCGCGCCGCCGCCCGCATCCTCCACATGGCCACCTTCGCCGAGGCGGGGGTTTCCCGGGGCGGGTAG
- a CDS encoding adenosylcobinamide-GDP ribazoletransferase, with protein sequence MFRALLAAFSLLSVLPVARALEGEDFRRASAFFPLVGYALGACLALLAFLPLPPGLLAALQVALLLGLTGLLHLDGLLDAADALLGSRPREERLRILKDPHLGPFAFGVGGLYLLLLWQGLASARDPLFLLLFPGFARFAFLPFLHLYPLLGPGMAAMVRGGPWGVAFLLALPFPLLFPLSALAALLAAFGVGRLALARLGGVNGDILGAMIALGELASLLTYALWKSLAG encoded by the coding sequence GTGTTTCGGGCCCTTTTGGCCGCCTTCTCCCTCCTTTCCGTCCTCCCCGTGGCCCGGGCGCTGGAGGGGGAGGACTTTCGCCGGGCCTCCGCCTTCTTCCCCCTGGTGGGCTACGCCCTGGGGGCTTGCCTCGCCCTCCTCGCCTTCCTCCCCCTCCCCCCGGGCCTCCTCGCCGCCCTCCAGGTGGCCCTCCTCCTGGGGCTCACGGGCCTCCTGCACCTGGACGGGCTCCTGGACGCCGCCGATGCGCTTCTCGGTTCCCGGCCTCGGGAGGAGAGGCTTCGCATCCTCAAGGACCCCCACCTGGGCCCCTTCGCCTTCGGGGTGGGGGGGCTCTACCTCCTCCTCCTCTGGCAGGGCCTGGCCTCGGCACGGGACCCCCTTTTCCTCCTCCTCTTTCCCGGGTTCGCCCGCTTCGCCTTCTTGCCCTTCCTCCACCTTTACCCCCTCCTGGGCCCGGGGATGGCAGCCATGGTGCGGGGGGGGCCGTGGGGGGTGGCCTTTCTCCTCGCCCTGCCTTTCCCCCTCCTCTTCCCCCTTTCCGCCCTCGCCGCCCTCCTCGCCGCCTTCGGCGTGGGAAGGCTCGCCCTGGCCCGGCTTGGGGGGGTAAACGGGGACATCCTGGGGGCCATGATCGCCCTGGGGGAGCTAGCTTCCCTGCTAACCTATGCCCTATGGAAGAGCCTCGCCGGGTGA